The following are encoded together in the Armatimonadota bacterium genome:
- a CDS encoding glycoside hydrolase family 99-like domain-containing protein encodes MSRGILPMLSILLSLSGAFAQVSGDVAHWAFEGNLEDSSGSGNHATGPELKYVPGHTGRALSLAGQTLTVPSKPELQISPGIVIDVWVRFESQPKAYEQIVRKDGEYYLRIDASSEGGCYAFFVFMGGWEPRVRGPEPLVGKWQHIVARWTGSEIVLTVDGEDFTGIRQGVPVPTDKPIEIGPTSAQIDELRIGNPGLISRRRLADATAAATDKSSQAHFGGADGWEGWQAGWGATTTSRAGTTRLSCPEATSMFFNANLDLDITQKRYLCLDAGSDTAKSVHVHFLTDVGEGSVTVPLHDLNRTTIFDLGPSPMWTGRLKALGITFADGDAHQLTLEHLYISEKPAGKPLVYLRSLAPGRAVLRAGRTEEILTTVRGLARDVESVSVALEVPKGVEIIGEATKDLGLVPFGATRIVRWTVRADEPVSGRVKATVSAPEMAAFSEEIGVRFDPPANFPPSDYVPEPVPATSKYTMLMHYCPLWKFGTHYGWNRIEDWPNRRPAIGWYDEGTPEVADWHIKYALEHGIQAFIYCWYRENWGPDVKHTLGHAIHDGLLKSRYVDRFKFCIMWENGCAKGVQSVEDMMDNLMPYWMENYFTHPSYLIIDNKPVLFVWRPERVAGEVGGSENVARMFELMRAECRKKGFDGLYIIGCVGGVETNLLRRMKEETWDYSSAYGLSGKPTSRPVNDIEGIPYVDHTEWVTSQAQVLQGKKDAGGVPDIVDVMCGWDPRPWHREHTTSYVGNLSVDAFKQACLNAREIVENTPGNGLDKRLVVFDNWNEFGEGHYIEPCTGEGFGFLDAIKDVFCDPGQPCNHVIPEDLGLEPPERVYKLYREIVGPEAVKKDHVVVDHLVARWSFEEDDETLAYDSSACAFHAMKQGFESAPGVIGKGFLCKGGTISHAASPEFWSPSGLTIELWYKTDVPDQTDQWMINTIGQSTTGYRLGMGAGHIVFQMPVTSWSHNLTSPEPAPLGKWTHVAATYDNRVMRLYIDGKLVGELARGGKITPSTANLNVGSYTPGHPRAYFEGILDEVTIWDRPLSAEEIAEHAELPQK; translated from the coding sequence ATGTCCCGAGGCATCCTGCCCATGCTGTCCATTCTACTCAGCCTCAGTGGAGCCTTTGCACAGGTCTCAGGCGACGTCGCCCATTGGGCCTTCGAGGGCAACCTTGAGGACTCCAGTGGCTCGGGCAATCACGCAACCGGCCCCGAACTGAAGTACGTGCCGGGCCACACGGGGCGCGCGCTGAGTCTGGCTGGTCAGACACTCACCGTACCCAGCAAGCCAGAGCTCCAGATATCACCCGGGATCGTCATCGACGTCTGGGTGCGGTTCGAGAGCCAACCCAAAGCATACGAACAGATCGTGCGCAAGGACGGCGAATACTACCTGCGCATCGACGCCAGTTCCGAAGGTGGCTGCTATGCGTTCTTCGTGTTCATGGGCGGCTGGGAGCCCCGTGTGCGCGGGCCCGAGCCGCTGGTGGGCAAGTGGCAGCACATCGTCGCCCGCTGGACGGGCAGCGAGATTGTGCTGACCGTCGACGGTGAGGACTTCACGGGCATCCGCCAGGGCGTGCCTGTTCCTACGGACAAGCCCATCGAGATCGGCCCCACCAGCGCGCAGATCGACGAACTGCGAATCGGTAATCCGGGTCTCATCAGCCGCAGGCGCCTGGCCGACGCCACGGCGGCCGCAACGGACAAGTCGAGCCAGGCGCATTTCGGCGGCGCCGATGGCTGGGAGGGCTGGCAGGCGGGCTGGGGCGCCACAACTACCAGCCGGGCGGGCACAACCCGACTCAGTTGCCCGGAAGCTACCTCCATGTTTTTCAACGCGAACCTGGACTTGGATATCACACAAAAGAGGTACCTCTGCCTTGATGCGGGGAGCGATACGGCGAAGTCGGTGCATGTCCATTTCTTGACCGACGTGGGCGAAGGCAGCGTCACCGTCCCTCTGCATGATCTTAACCGCACCACCATTTTCGATCTTGGCCCCAGTCCGATGTGGACCGGGAGGCTCAAGGCCCTGGGCATCACCTTCGCGGACGGCGACGCTCACCAGCTCACCCTCGAGCATCTGTACATCTCGGAGAAGCCCGCGGGAAAGCCACTGGTCTACTTGCGCAGTCTGGCTCCGGGCAGGGCGGTCTTGCGAGCGGGCCGGACCGAAGAGATTCTCACTACCGTACGCGGTCTTGCCCGAGACGTGGAGAGTGTCTCAGTCGCTCTTGAGGTGCCAAAGGGGGTTGAGATCATCGGCGAGGCCACCAAAGACCTCGGGCTCGTGCCCTTCGGGGCAACACGGATCGTGCGCTGGACTGTGCGCGCGGACGAGCCGGTCTCGGGACGCGTGAAAGCCACCGTCAGCGCCCCGGAAATGGCCGCCTTCAGCGAGGAGATTGGCGTGCGGTTCGATCCTCCTGCCAATTTCCCGCCCAGTGATTACGTACCCGAACCTGTCCCGGCAACTTCGAAGTACACCATGCTCATGCATTACTGCCCGCTGTGGAAATTCGGCACCCACTACGGCTGGAACCGCATTGAAGACTGGCCCAACCGCCGGCCTGCGATCGGCTGGTATGATGAAGGGACTCCCGAAGTCGCCGACTGGCATATCAAGTACGCCCTCGAGCATGGTATTCAGGCTTTCATCTACTGCTGGTACCGCGAGAACTGGGGGCCGGATGTCAAGCACACCCTCGGCCACGCCATTCACGACGGTCTGCTCAAGTCTCGTTATGTCGACCGCTTCAAGTTCTGCATCATGTGGGAAAACGGGTGTGCCAAAGGCGTCCAGTCGGTCGAGGACATGATGGACAATCTCATGCCCTACTGGATGGAGAACTACTTCACCCACCCCTCATACCTCATCATTGACAACAAACCCGTGCTTTTCGTCTGGCGGCCAGAGCGGGTCGCTGGCGAGGTCGGCGGCTCGGAAAACGTGGCCCGCATGTTCGAACTCATGCGCGCCGAGTGCCGTAAGAAAGGCTTTGACGGCTTGTATATCATCGGCTGCGTCGGCGGCGTGGAGACCAACCTCCTTCGCCGCATGAAGGAAGAGACCTGGGATTACAGCTCGGCGTATGGCCTTTCGGGCAAGCCCACCAGCCGGCCCGTCAATGACATCGAGGGCATCCCTTACGTGGACCACACCGAATGGGTGACCAGCCAGGCGCAGGTGCTCCAGGGGAAGAAGGACGCGGGTGGAGTGCCTGACATCGTGGATGTCATGTGCGGCTGGGACCCCCGGCCCTGGCACCGCGAACACACGACTTCGTACGTGGGTAACCTCTCGGTAGACGCCTTCAAGCAGGCCTGCCTCAACGCCCGCGAGATCGTGGAGAACACCCCCGGGAACGGTCTCGACAAGCGTCTGGTGGTCTTCGACAACTGGAACGAGTTTGGCGAGGGCCACTACATCGAGCCCTGCACGGGCGAGGGCTTCGGCTTTCTGGATGCTATCAAAGACGTCTTCTGCGACCCGGGCCAGCCATGCAACCACGTGATTCCCGAGGATCTTGGCCTTGAGCCGCCGGAGCGCGTCTACAAGCTGTACAGGGAGATCGTGGGCCCGGAGGCCGTGAAGAAGGACCACGTGGTGGTGGACCACCTGGTGGCACGCTGGAGCTTCGAGGAAGATGACGAAACCCTCGCCTACGACTCTTCGGCCTGCGCTTTCCATGCCATGAAGCAAGGCTTCGAATCCGCGCCAGGCGTGATTGGCAAAGGCTTCCTGTGCAAAGGCGGGACGATCTCACACGCTGCCAGCCCCGAGTTCTGGTCGCCGTCGGGTCTGACCATCGAACTGTGGTACAAGACGGACGTACCGGACCAGACCGACCAGTGGATGATCAATACGATAGGTCAGTCCACCACCGGGTATCGCCTGGGCATGGGTGCCGGGCATATCGTCTTCCAAATGC
- a CDS encoding exo-alpha-sialidase, whose amino-acid sequence MIHGHRDWNCDEPFPLWDPDVPFPDPEEMQDLDIVTHVTVEEAVPGGYHYLHESSIAFHRGALWLCWANHRTAEVNVRDELIRGTVSTDGGFTWRDAETWVEASEGHGESFNHPVLHEDNGTLLGYFTRWDEGRPGVEIFTLDDDSGRWESTGARIPGFLPFRPPLKMRDGNWIMGGELFWYEAAVAISEGDNLTSWETVQLPRPEELKLVFPETALMDLGDRMIAICRPHEASRAPVSMSCDCGRTWAALKYSNYPLCASQPYCGRLSTGQHYLITCDAKDGRALISIAVTDPGGDRFRRVWKIRHQQYPRRRLFGGWGDGSMVGQTTEWSYPAAIEHDGNLYVSMTRGKEDCVLSIIPVRVIGVG is encoded by the coding sequence ATGATCCACGGACACAGGGACTGGAACTGCGACGAGCCCTTCCCCCTCTGGGACCCGGATGTGCCCTTTCCCGACCCAGAGGAGATGCAGGACCTGGACATCGTCACACATGTGACCGTTGAAGAGGCCGTTCCTGGCGGATACCACTACTTGCACGAATCGTCGATCGCGTTCCACCGCGGCGCCCTGTGGCTGTGTTGGGCTAATCACCGGACCGCTGAAGTGAACGTGCGCGACGAACTGATCCGGGGGACAGTCAGTACGGACGGCGGGTTCACCTGGCGCGACGCTGAGACGTGGGTGGAGGCATCCGAGGGACACGGTGAATCCTTCAACCACCCTGTACTACACGAGGACAACGGGACTTTGCTGGGTTACTTCACTCGCTGGGATGAGGGCCGGCCGGGTGTGGAGATTTTCACATTGGACGACGACTCTGGCCGGTGGGAGAGCACCGGCGCGCGCATACCCGGATTCCTGCCTTTCCGGCCGCCGCTGAAGATGCGCGACGGCAACTGGATCATGGGCGGGGAGCTTTTCTGGTACGAGGCGGCGGTCGCCATCAGCGAGGGCGATAACCTGACCTCGTGGGAGACCGTGCAGCTTCCGCGCCCGGAGGAACTCAAGCTGGTGTTCCCAGAGACCGCGTTGATGGACCTCGGCGACCGCATGATCGCCATCTGTCGGCCCCATGAAGCGTCCCGGGCGCCGGTGTCAATGAGCTGTGACTGTGGCCGCACGTGGGCCGCGCTCAAGTACAGCAACTATCCGCTCTGCGCCAGCCAGCCATACTGTGGCAGATTGAGCACGGGCCAGCATTACCTGATCACGTGTGACGCGAAGGACGGCCGGGCGCTGATATCCATCGCGGTCACCGACCCCGGGGGCGACAGGTTCCGGCGCGTCTGGAAGATCAGGCACCAGCAGTACCCGCGCAGGCGGCTGTTCGGGGGCTGGGGAGACGGGAGCATGGTCGGACAGACCACGGAGTGGTCGTACCCGGCGGCCATCGAGCACGACGGAAACCTGTACGTGAGCATGACCCGGGGCAAGGAAGACTGCGTGCTATCAATCATCCCGGTGCGGGTCATTGGGGTGGGGTAG
- a CDS encoding cyclase family protein — MFEIDLSRYRMVDLSPIIAPPGTDERPLEVSIGRLADDTYRNDIHRLHTHVGTHVEAPAHYYEGGKVVTEYPLTEFFGPAVLLSIDDPADKDVTGEVLDRHLSGVWKPGSILLCRNGLRDTRESIQGIPNLTPDAARWMVDNQAKLLVIDRWFGLGRDIPETRELHDILMSRGMCIVEVVVLDDLRRPDCFFMCLPVAFALDSGFARAFALEER, encoded by the coding sequence ATGTTCGAGATCGACCTGTCTCGTTACCGGATGGTGGACCTGTCGCCAATCATCGCCCCGCCAGGAACTGATGAACGACCCCTGGAGGTTTCCATCGGCCGCCTCGCCGATGACACATACCGCAATGATATCCACCGCCTCCATACCCACGTGGGCACCCACGTCGAGGCCCCGGCCCACTACTATGAGGGCGGCAAGGTTGTCACCGAATACCCTCTCACCGAGTTTTTCGGCCCCGCAGTGCTCCTGTCCATCGATGACCCGGCGGACAAGGATGTGACCGGCGAAGTCCTGGACCGTCACCTGTCCGGCGTCTGGAAACCCGGCAGCATTCTCCTCTGCCGCAATGGTCTGCGCGACACCCGCGAGTCCATACAGGGCATTCCGAATCTTACCCCGGACGCCGCCAGGTGGATGGTGGATAACCAGGCCAAACTATTGGTCATCGACCGCTGGTTCGGCCTGGGTCGAGACATCCCGGAGACCCGGGAACTGCATGACATCCTCATGAGCCGGGGCATGTGCATCGTCGAAGTGGTGGTCCTGGACGATCTGAGGCGCCCCGATTGCTTCTTCATGTGCCTTCCGGTCGCATTCGCGCTGGACAGCGGCTTCGCTCGGGCATTTGCTCTTGAAGAGCGATAG
- a CDS encoding sulfatase, whose protein sequence is MASPNIIVILIDDMGARDLGCTGSTFYETPNIDRLAVEGVNFTCGYAASALCSPARAAVMTGRAPARVGITNYIPGNAMGRMLGAPYHFYLPPKNRTIATALSEAGYQTWHVGKWHLGGAAEKSLPTDHGFEVNIGGDHHGGLYHIPGVYYAPYVGRDGSVLPGLEQSREGEYLTDRLTDEAIGLIRRRDRDRPFFLHLSHYAVHMPIVSPPPLVDRFEAKARRLGLDRVDPLLPGEPHPALHYPGQVIQRRTVQSDPGYAAMIANLDWNVGRIMQTLTDEGIDGDTMVVFLSDNGGLSVGVEGSITCNLPYAEGKGWSEEGGLRVPMLWRWPKGIPGGRVVSDPVWQCDLYPTFLQAAGMPLEIESHCDGVSILDTLTSGAPLPERRFCWHYPHYSNQGSLPSGAIRDGDWKLIECYETGRTALYNLAEDISESFDQSTWRPDVTERLQEELSDWRGEVGAIMPRDNPFYEDILAGKLPTPNGQGRFPGENE, encoded by the coding sequence ATGGCCTCCCCTAACATCATCGTGATCCTCATCGACGACATGGGCGCCCGTGACCTCGGATGCACGGGTTCTACCTTCTACGAGACTCCGAACATCGACCGTCTCGCGGTCGAGGGCGTCAACTTTACCTGTGGTTATGCTGCCAGCGCGCTCTGTTCTCCAGCAAGAGCCGCGGTGATGACCGGGCGCGCGCCGGCACGAGTGGGCATCACCAACTACATCCCCGGTAACGCGATGGGTCGGATGTTGGGAGCGCCCTACCACTTCTACCTGCCTCCGAAAAACCGGACGATCGCCACGGCGTTGTCCGAGGCAGGCTATCAAACCTGGCATGTGGGCAAGTGGCACCTGGGCGGCGCGGCTGAGAAGAGCCTGCCTACGGACCACGGTTTCGAGGTGAATATCGGCGGCGACCACCACGGCGGCCTGTACCACATTCCGGGGGTCTACTACGCCCCTTACGTTGGTCGCGATGGTTCGGTACTGCCCGGCCTGGAGCAGAGCCGCGAGGGCGAGTACCTCACCGACCGCCTGACTGACGAGGCCATCGGGCTGATCCGCAGGCGGGATCGTGACCGCCCGTTCTTCCTGCACCTGTCTCACTACGCGGTGCACATGCCCATCGTGTCGCCGCCGCCTCTTGTGGACCGGTTCGAAGCGAAAGCGCGCCGGCTCGGGTTAGACCGGGTGGATCCGCTGCTTCCGGGCGAACCCCACCCCGCGCTGCACTACCCGGGGCAGGTGATCCAGCGCCGCACAGTGCAGTCCGACCCGGGCTATGCGGCGATGATCGCGAACCTTGACTGGAATGTGGGCCGGATCATGCAGACGCTCACTGACGAGGGTATCGATGGGGACACCATGGTGGTCTTCCTGTCCGATAACGGCGGGCTTTCCGTGGGTGTGGAGGGTTCGATTACCTGCAATCTGCCTTACGCTGAGGGCAAGGGGTGGTCGGAAGAGGGCGGGCTGCGGGTCCCCATGCTCTGGCGCTGGCCGAAGGGGATACCCGGCGGCCGCGTGGTGTCCGACCCTGTGTGGCAGTGCGACCTGTACCCGACCTTCTTGCAGGCCGCCGGTATGCCCCTGGAGATCGAGAGCCACTGCGACGGGGTGAGCATCCTGGATACGCTGACCAGCGGCGCGCCTCTGCCCGAGAGGCGATTCTGCTGGCACTACCCCCACTACTCGAACCAGGGGAGCCTCCCAAGCGGAGCCATCCGCGACGGCGACTGGAAACTGATTGAGTGCTACGAGACCGGTCGCACGGCGCTGTACAACCTGGCCGAGGACATTTCGGAGAGTTTCGACCAGAGCACATGGCGGCCCGATGTCACCGAGCGTCTCCAGGAGGAACTGTCGGACTGGCGCGGTGAGGTCGGCGCGATCATGCCCCGGGACAACCCCTTCTACGAGGACATTCTAGCGGGGAAACTGCCGACGCCGAATGGTCAGGGCAGATTCCCCGGCGAGAATGAGTAG